Genomic DNA from Scatophagus argus isolate fScaArg1 chromosome 15, fScaArg1.pri, whole genome shotgun sequence:
GCAGGCACTTAAAACAGTGGTTCTCAAACTTCTTATTTCATGAACTTTTAACACAATGTAATGAGTACTAGTCGTGCATATGGCTGAGAACCAGGAGGCTTACAAGTACTCCcatattataaaaaaaaaaaaaaaaaaaaagttatagAAGTTATACACCGTTTTATTATCATATAAATCATCCCGTGGCTCCTCTGAAACAGTCTCATAAATTCAGTTTGAGAACCACTGCAGTCGACATTTTCAATTTTAGCAATAAATTTAGTACTATTTTTTCCCACTACACTAAACACTGATAAGATTACCAAGTTGAAGGTGTTAGCAAACAAAGTTACTCATATGAAATATGGCCGACAGGTAAATAGTTTTTTTAAGAAGGTGTTAGTGCAGTAAAGCTAAAATGTTAGTGCACTGCTGGTGTTAAGAAGCTGCCAAAATGTGAAGCACTGCTTCAAGTTGTGCCAGATGAGtcaagcagcagagagcagcagtcagCTGAGGACAGGTGAGCTTTACCTGAAGTGGTGACGGCGTCACCTGAAGTGTCACTACGGCTTGgctgaattattattatatggTCTCCTGCTGTGAAATAAGATTTAACACTGAGCAAACACTAAAGTACTTGACTCACTGTCATGgctataaacacacaaaaaatgaatttaaaggaataatacAACATTTCTCTCCGAGTTTGAAAAGATCAACAAGACTCTAATATCTGTGGGTTAATTACAACGATGGAGCCAGTAGAGGTCAAGTttatcttagcataaagactggaaacaagtggaaacagacGGTGTtttcaaaagcaataaaatccACCTTCCAGCATCTATAAAGGACACTAATTTACATATCACGTCTTGATTGTTTCATCTCTacataaactgaaatgtgaaaacaatttgtggttttgtgaCCAATATGTTTTATACTATTTCTCCACCAGAAGTGGTGAGTAGTTTTCAGCCCaaattcagtctttatgctaagctgaGCGACTGCTGCCTCTAACTTTACATTTAGCTCACTAGTTTGAGAATGACGTCAATCTCCTCATCTCACTCTTAGCAACAAAGGGAATGAACCAAAAAGCcaaattattcttttattcGCTATCAGGATTAATTGCTGACTTTAATTCAGAAGTTAAGTTGCCATACACAAATCTAGGAGTTTAAAATTTGTTCAGAATATTTCACTGTTACACAGTcatctttatttactttcttttcttatttccatAACTCatttgaactacctccagaaaaatatttatttcacttattttattttgtgttcccttactctattttatttttatctttatttttattttattcttcaattatatgttactgttatgttctatgtatgcaccaatcaccaagacaaattcctagtaatgtgaaacctcttcacttacatggcaataaagtcttttctgattctgattctgattctgatcacaACACTTAATTCAGTCATTGTTGTACTTCGGCAGAATtcacactcactctgtctcaaacagagggggaggggaatAAAGTATTAGTAGATGACACGGCATAAAGTACTTCCTAATACGCACACTAGATGCATTCAAATTACTACAACGAATTTCTCCTGTTGTATCATTACTCATCTCTCCACAGAAAGTAATAACTGAATGTGTTAGTAAAATGCAGTGCTATGTGACCATCTCCTTTCAGTTGGACTTCAATCTTatgcaacagaaaacatttagaTGGTGTAAGCAGCAGtaagattttatttatgtacaagctgaagacaaaagaacaaagtCCCTCACCTGCTTCCTGTTCACTGTTCTCTGCCTCAAGGTCCTCAGGGTCAACGTAGACGAAATCCTCGTCTTCCGACGCTTTGCACTTcccacagcagaaacagcagcagcagaaacagcagcagcaggtgaaaatACTGCAGCACACGATAAGGGCCTGAAGAAGGGAATCAGTGTTAGTATTTACTCCGATGTCCTATTCATACACCAGGGTTTTCCACAGCTGCACCTTACAAAATCAAATATCAAAGTACATGAAGGCACATGAAGAGCTTTTAAACTCCTTCACAGACCAGACAGAATCTGTGACATAACTTCAGATCCAGGctgaaacacatttacagttacTGCACAacctaaaacacattttcattcagacATTCGCTTGCACATGTAGACTTTTCAAGCCACATCTCACCTTGAACCAGCACTTGGACATGAGGAAGTAGTATTTGACGCCCtcttccccaaactgctccGCAGCGTAGAGGCCCATGGATCCATACTCGTCGTAGATCTTCCGTTTGTTTTCATCGCTGAGGATGGAGTTGGCGTTGTTGATCTCCTTGAACTTCTCAGCAGCttctgggttgtcagggttcTTATCAGGGTGATGCTTCAGTGCCAGTTTCCTGTAAACAAGTGAGTTAGAGACAGTTAAGTCTTTTGCATCACGCATTAAAGGGTTGCTGTGATAAACAACTTTAGACATTACCAACCAATCAACTGCCTCAATCACACAAATCCCACATCAGGGattcttctctgtcttcttgtctgatGTGGAgaccaattccaaaacttttgATGAGCATGAATCACATACAAACCAAAAATATGGAAAGATAATATTCAGACAAGGAGAGACCAATCAAAAGACCAGAATTCCCCTTTAAACTCCTAcatgaacacataaaaatactCAATGAACTCTAAAGCTCTGAAAACTGCAAACTGATGTAAAAGTGTAAGTCAAACTTTATCTTagtcttttgtttgcttgtttcttttgtgtacAGCCTCAAGCATGCAAACATCTGCACCTGTTTGAGGAGCTGTAAACAGCAGTTtgaatatgataaaaaaaaagaaatgctgaatttAACATACAGTCAGCACTAAGTTTATTGAAAAATGCAATAATCTAGTATTACTCCCCCCAGAATTATATCATGACAGCGTTTGCTCAATACTGAACCAACAGACTGACTCATCCTCATGAACACACCTGTaagccttttttatttcttctggaGATGCACCTTTCTCCAGGTTCAGGACTTTGTACAAGCTTTCTCCGGCTCTTGACATTTTACGCTGAGGTCTGTTTGGATCCTCCATGTTTCAGGATGAGTAAGCTGCAACGTAAAATCATAAACAACTTCTATTATTCCCTGATATCATGAAGGCGCAGGTAAAGGAATTTTAATGACCCAATAAAACAAATGGGAAGTAAAGcaagctgagagagaaaacaatttcTAGTTGCGTAGCTATTGCTTAAGTTAACtaagaagaaaatacacacagacctTTCTTTAACTCAAATATTTAAATGGCTTTAACTGGCGTGACTTCGTGTTTAACCCTGCGGGGTCACGTCACGACAAACTGCTAACTCACACACGTTAGCTAACTTTAGCTGCCTGAGGAGGAAGTTATTCGTTAAATGTTACTTACTGGTAAATCAACACAGAGAGTCCGAGGTGTATCCGCTAAACGTCTCAGAGCTTTTTCCATTAATTAAAACTGCCACATGATTTCCTCGGATGAAATTTGTCGCCTCGAGAACCGGAGAAAAACTTGAGGCGAGCCGCCCCAGTGAAGCCGGAAGTTTGAGAGAAGTCGTTCTGTTACGTCATTGGTCAATTCGATGTGCGCGCGGCTGCGTTTCAAATGCGCAGGATGTTAATTTTGGGTACGTCAAGCAGTAGATTAACGTGTACTGTGTGTAATACCAGCAATATCAGCACTAATAACCTAATATTAATAGTTCTAAGGGTTGGAAGAAGTACTAAGATATGCAGCAGGTAGCACTGTAGTGacacaacagtgtaaaaatacttctttacaatataaataaatataaagatatTAGCCAAATGTACAGTCAAATACAATCTAATACAATATTTCTGCCATAAAATCTACCTTTATGATACCTATAATGTTCTGTTCATTTCTGAAACTGCAAAGctttttagaagaagaagaagaagaatcagctttattgacagtatatatatttttacatacacacactgaatacgTCTTCTGCCTTTAAgccatccttagttgaacacacatgcaacacccggcaaattacatgcactgaaacacacacaggagcagtgggcctTGTCAAGTCAAATAAGACTTAAAAATTTGGAGGATAAATATAAAATAGTAGCAGGGTTAGTATTACTGGGCACAAAAACCAACTCTAGACTACTGGTGGATTAAGCATAATTAAAAAGTCAATCAACATCTGTGAAAGTCAACTAGTTTTCACATAACAACACACTTCAGAGTGATTACATGTTACTGCAACCGTTCATCAGTGAGTTTCCTGATGCTGTGGAATCACATTAATGATAATCTTTCCCATGTTCTTGTTGGCCTCCATGTGCCGATGAGCCTCTGCAATGTTCTCCAGGCTGAAAGTGCTGTCGATCACTGGCTTCAAAGAGGCTGTCTGCTCTGAGAAGTGCGGCAGCACTCTTTGTGAGAAAGCCTTTACCAGGTCTGCTTTGTACTGTGAAGGCGAAACGCAAAGCAAGAGTCAGGCTTGgttgcaaaatgcaaaaatacgACACATGTCAAAActcatttgtgtttgaaagcCAGACAAAGAGGAAGGGCAGCACTGCCGGATCTTCGCCTGACATGAGTCAGCAtgctcacatgcacagatgaagaaacactgtttgtttgtttggttcgAGTTCTCACCTGAAGGCTGCGAGAGCGGAGGAGGCTGCTGAGCAAGTGGCCTCGCTTGGAGAGCAGTTTGCCCAGCAGATCTCCCTCTACTGTCCTGCCTCCCAAGGTGCCGTACAGCACCCACCTGCCATCGGTGGCCAAAGAGCTCACATTTTGCTCCCAGTTTCGCCCCCCAATGCAGTCAAGGATGACGTTTGCTCCCTTGCCTGTGAAATTACAGCTGTTAGTTGATGTCAGTTACACAACAAAAGTGCTCAGATAGTTAATGTGCAAACCTCTGACAGGGTTACTCATTTTTTggtacttatttattttaattctcatCCGTGATATAGCCATATGTGGCATAGATTTTCGATAAAGTAATCAAGAATTTTTATGTTGTGCATATGTATTTATTACATGGAAAAGTACTAATCTGGTCAACTAATCCcgtaaaaacaccaaaaccaacaatggaCTGAAGAGCCTGAtatatcttcttcctctgtaaTGAGTCGCACTGCACAGGATGTTCCTttccatgaacacacacacacacacacacacacacacacacacacacacacacacacaaacacacactgaagtttattttatctaaattccacatacaccatcctgctgccagAAATACTTAGTAGAGCAGCAGACGTGTATGAATCTCTGGCTGAGAATGGTCCCCAAATGCAGTATTCACTCAAATTTTAATCCCATTTGGTAAAAACTACAGATTTTTGTTTCCCgtagaaacagacagaaaagtcaGAAAGTGTTGAGAGATGGAcacattgttgattttagtcttttatgttttatagcatttgctgacagtaaaaaaaagaataaatttgGAGCCAGATCTAATGTGCTAGTCCAACTTTCAACTCATACACAAAGTATTTTAAAGTTAACAGAAGTTTTGAGCAAGGAGAGGAACTATGTAGTTACCATGAACAGAAACTGCAAATAGGAAAATCCATTAAAAAGTCTGTGAAACTCTGAGTCAACACGACACACAGCTCACCTCCTGTAAAGTCATGAACCCCCTGCACGAAGCTCTCCTCTTTGTAGTTAAACCCACATGCTGCTCCCAGACTCTCAGCCAGCTTCAGCTTCTCTGGGCTCCCTGCAGTCACGATGGGCACGGCGCCGAACAGACGAACcagctgaacagcagctgtTCCGACTCCGCTGGCTGCAGCATGAGACAGCACCACCTCACCCTCCTTCACCTGAGCTGTGGCCCACAAGACAGATGGCAACAAGACGCAAGTGCAGAAATGAATGTTGTCCCCCTCAAGTTAAATGTAGAAAGAGGGAACCGAGTGCACATTTACCAATATTTTCTTGCATTAGTTTTAACTTGTGTAGAGCACCACATGATGCAATTCTTTCTTTAATCTTGTCACCTTACACCTTAGGTTATTCTGATTATTATGGTGCAATAATAtatcattattactactatatttatatttgtttttatagcATTTGccaaagcaaaaatacaaagtgcttcatttataaaatcaaagaaaaccaACAtccaaaaagtaaaaagaacagaaataaaaccaaacacacGGTCGCTGTGACGTAAGGCTAAAATAAATtctaatttaaattaaatattctgttttaatCTTAGTGATATTCACCAggataaagatttttttaataaaaaatggTAGTTATACCTATGAAAACCAGCAGCTGAAAAGCCGTGAGCCAGGCCTCTGGGATTGCAGCAGCCTGGCAGAGTGTGAGGTTAGGGGGAACTGGCATGAGAAGCTCCTCAGGCACAGCAACATATTCTGCATATCCTCCTCCACAGAGCAGCGCCATGACCCTGTCGTCTAGCTTCCAGCCTCTTTTCAGCCCTGGGCCCAGAGTATCCACAGTACCAGCCACCTCCAGGCCCATGATGTCACTCTCACCTGGGGGAGGTGGGTACAGTCCTCGCCTctatggaaaacagaaaaataacaggTCAGAAGTATTGCACAGGAATTATTAGGCATGTAGGCTGGAGCTGAGATTGCTTCAGGATCAGAACCGCTTTAGCTACTCACATACAACGAAAGTTGAAAAATCACATGAAGTTAAGTATTCACCTTTAGTGGTATAATAAACATGTACAGCACAgacatttatgttttgtaagAAGGTAAACTGCATTGTACCTGCAGTAGGTCTGCTCTGTTGAGGGCAGCTGCATGGACTTTAATGAGGACTTGCCCAGCTTTCAGCTGAGGTCTGGGGACGGTTCTTGGCAGTAAATTCTCTGGCCCTCCTGGTACATCAACACACACTGCCTGCATCATCGTGGCAAAGCCAGAGCAACACTTGTGCCAGGCCaatacaagaaagaaaaatatgttttaatgcTTAGTAATGAAACTGTCTTGTTAATCCTTCCAACTATATCTCATATTCAAGCTTTaacttttgctgttttaaacaCTCACTGTCTTATGGTGTTTTCCCAGGAAAAATCTTCCAGCGTGCAGGATGCGATGCATTTGATGGTCCCAGTGGAGGCAACTGTGATTTGatagaaaaaacaacaacaaaaataaaaagagtacAATGAACCAGGTAGGAATAATCATCTGCATACTTGAACAGATGAGTGCTGGGTCTCACAGGAACtaaattccatttttatttataataatatgGCAAAGGCATAATAATACACTGAGAAATGGAGGgattaattgtaaaaataagTTATAAGTTATCTATGTCATAAAAACTTAGTGTGTAGGTCCTctctcaaaacaaaaccaccaacCAAAACTGTGGTTAAATACggtcagaaataaaatattattatgatGAACCAACCTTTCAAACATTAACGTGGAAAACGTGGAAACTGAGACGAATTGTGTGCCGTTTGGCCTTCCATACTGGCGCAGAGCATAAGCATGTGGCTAACTCGCACAGTGAGTGATAACAAAACTATTTAGGAGTACAAGAACTCCCAGGAGAAAAGGGAACGAAATCCGCAGAGGGGATGTAAAGGACACAAGGAGAACCCGTTATTGCAACAGTAAAAAGTCTTAAGCTTTCAGTACTGAGATGACTGAGCGTGTTTGAAGTCCCGCGATTACGTTACGCAAGTTACGCAACACGCCTGCGCTGTAACGTCAAAATGTTACCAGCGTTGAGATAAAAATCTTtgattaaaatgtctaaattgACAGTACGAGATTTAATAACAGGTACGAATAAACCCCCCAAACTGAAACCCAGTTTACAGTGTAGGAAAGTTGCACATTTGACAGTAAATCACGTTTCACTTGTAAATTAggttaaagcaaaaatgaactCACCAGTCAGCGATGTCAACAGTTCATCAACTTTGAGATGACTGACTTTTTGGGAAGTTTAGTTGTGCCATCAGCCACACTGGACCTGAGTTTGGCGCGGGAGGGATCAAACCTCCAGAGGGGCAGGCTTTCTGACATATGACAGGGCTGCACAATAACCcatgaaataacatttaaataaaaactttccTTACATTCCATTGAATGTCACCAAACAGTAGAAGATGGCCTGTGTAAGTTCCCAAAGCCCACACCAAAGTCTCCAAACGTCTTGTCCAGCCAGAAATCCGAAACTCAGAGTACTTTTACTAGATAACTAAGAATATCaatttatttatcttgattAGCCAATTGTTAATTATCTGTTGACAATCTGATTAATCAATTCTGCTGAGAAAACACTTCCTGTACATGACTTGTGCCTAAGCTAATACATGCAGTGCATTATTTCTAAAATAAGGTGTACATATCTGAAAGTTGTTTAGAAacaagttttttgttgttttgttttaagataTTCAAATAAGATTCTCCAAGTGAAATAAATCCTCATAATTAGAAATATTCCAGCACTAAAATTGACTGAGATGCCAAATTCTTAGGTGAAAAGATAGCAGCATTATTAAAAGTACTAGAGTTTCATAAAATTAGAGAATTGGAAAATGCTCTGTCGGTACTTTGCACAAGGTGAgtcattgttatttatttattgaataacCTACAAGAAGCCCCGTGACTTCCCTCCTACGGCATCTTGAAATTGAATCTGGTAGGAATGTGACAGTACACAATGACCGACAATCCCATCCACTTTACTTCAAATATAATAGGCTATTACCTTACATACGCTGAGGCAGCCATAGCAGCAAACAGACGAACTCTCCGGGGGAAGTTGCACACAAATCAGGTAAGAAAACAACATCCTTTGCTCTAAAATGGAAGCACTTGAATTAGGGATAGAAACTGACTGAGAAACTTCTTTTTCCCCCTTAGTCTTTATGGATCAAAGATTCAAAAGACCTGATGTGCTGCAGAGAAATCTGAGAGTGCTGAACCAAAAGGAGGACAGGGATCTCCAGCAGAAACTAAACATGTTGGACAAACAGTACAGGTACACTCGCAAAATGCTCCAACAAAGAAGAGACTCGCTGAtaaaagaacagagaagagTCGTGATGGTGAAGGTTTGTGAGCCTAAAGCCACAGTCAACATCGCCATGAAAGAAATCGGAGAACACAATAACGAGACGCACTTCAGAGACATTCAGACATCTGATGGCAGAACATCCGGCAAATCCCAGCATCACAACGAGAGATGTGAAGCGGTGGAGCAGA
This window encodes:
- the dnajc5gb gene encoding dnaJ (Hsp40) homolog, subfamily C, member 5 gamma b isoform X1, whose product is MEDPNRPQRKMSRAGESLYKVLNLEKGASPEEIKKAYRKLALKHHPDKNPDNPEAAEKFKEINNANSILSDENKRKIYDEYGSMGLYAAEQFGEEGVKYYFLMSKCWFKALIVCCSIFTCCCCFCCCCFCCGKCKASEDEDFVYVDPEDLEAENSEQEAAGDHIIIIQPSRSDTSGDAVTTSGENAPIVIQPHATNGTAGPIIE
- the dnajc5gb gene encoding dnaJ (Hsp40) homolog, subfamily C, member 5 gamma b isoform X2, with protein sequence MEDPNRPQRKMSRAGESLYKVLNLEKGASPEEIKKAYRKLALKHHPDKNPDNPEAAEKFKEINNANSILSDENKRKIYDEYGSMGLYAAEQFGEEGVKYYFLMSKCWFKALIVCCSIFTCCCCFCCCCFCCGKCKASEDEDFVYVDPEDLEAENSEQEAGDHIIIIQPSRSDTSGDAVTTSGENAPIVIQPHATNGTAGPIIE
- the dnajc5gb gene encoding dnaJ (Hsp40) homolog, subfamily C, member 5 gamma b isoform X3; the encoded protein is MEDPNRPQRKMSRAGESLYKVLNLEKGASPEEIKKAYRKLALKHHPDKNPDNPEAAEKFKEINNANSILSDENKRKIYDEYGSMGLYAAEQFGEEGVKYYFLMSKCWFKALIVCCSIFTCCCCFCCCCFCCGKCKASEDEDFVYVDPEDLEAENSEQEAGENAPIVIQPHATNGTAGPIIE
- the tp53i3 gene encoding quinone oxidoreductase PIG3 isoform X4 — protein: MHRILHAGRFFLGKHHKTCCSGFATMMQAVCVDVPGGPENLLPRTVPRPQLKAGQVLIKVHAAALNRADLLQRRGLYPPPPGESDIMGLEVAGTVDTLGPGLKRGWKLDDRVMALLCGGGYAEYVAVPEELLMPVPPNLTLCQAAAIPEAWLTAFQLLVFIAQVKEGEVVLSHAAASGVGTAAVQLVRLFGAVPIVTAGSPEKLKLAESLGAACGFNYKEESFVQGVHDFTGGKGANVILDCIGGRNWEQNVSSLATDGRWVLYGTLGGRTVEGDLLGKLLSKRGHLLSSLLRSRSLQYKADLVKAFSQRVLPHFSEQTASLKPVIDSTFSLENIAEAHRHMEANKNMGKIIINVIPQHQETH
- the tp53i3 gene encoding quinone oxidoreductase PIG3 isoform X2 codes for the protein MFESCLHWDHQMHRILHAGRFFLGKHHKTCCSGFATMMQAVCVDVPGGPENLLPRTVPRPQLKAGQVLIKVHAAALNRADLLQRRGLYPPPPGESDIMGLEVAGTVDTLGPGLKRGWKLDDRVMALLCGGGYAEYVAVPEELLMPVPPNLTLCQAAAIPEAWLTAFQLLVFIAQVKEGEVVLSHAAASGVGTAAVQLVRLFGAVPIVTAGSPEKLKLAESLGAACGFNYKEESFVQGVHDFTGGKGANVILDCIGGRNWEQNVSSLATDGRWVLYGTLGGRTVEGDLLGKLLSKRGHLLSSLLRSRSLQYKADLVKAFSQRVLPHFSEQTASLKPVIDSTFSLENIAEAHRHMEANKNMGKIIINVIPQHQETH
- the tp53i3 gene encoding quinone oxidoreductase PIG3 isoform X3 yields the protein MHRILHAGRFFLGKHHKTAWHKCCSGFATMMQAVCVDVPGGPENLLPRTVPRPQLKAGQVLIKVHAAALNRADLLQRRGLYPPPPGESDIMGLEVAGTVDTLGPGLKRGWKLDDRVMALLCGGGYAEYVAVPEELLMPVPPNLTLCQAAAIPEAWLTAFQLLVFIAQVKEGEVVLSHAAASGVGTAAVQLVRLFGAVPIVTAGSPEKLKLAESLGAACGFNYKEESFVQGVHDFTGGKGANVILDCIGGRNWEQNVSSLATDGRWVLYGTLGGRTVEGDLLGKLLSKRGHLLSSLLRSRSLQYKADLVKAFSQRVLPHFSEQTASLKPVIDSTFSLENIAEAHRHMEANKNMGKIIINVIPQHQETH
- the tp53i3 gene encoding quinone oxidoreductase PIG3 isoform X1, which produces MFESCLHWDHQMHRILHAGRFFLGKHHKTAWHKCCSGFATMMQAVCVDVPGGPENLLPRTVPRPQLKAGQVLIKVHAAALNRADLLQRRGLYPPPPGESDIMGLEVAGTVDTLGPGLKRGWKLDDRVMALLCGGGYAEYVAVPEELLMPVPPNLTLCQAAAIPEAWLTAFQLLVFIAQVKEGEVVLSHAAASGVGTAAVQLVRLFGAVPIVTAGSPEKLKLAESLGAACGFNYKEESFVQGVHDFTGGKGANVILDCIGGRNWEQNVSSLATDGRWVLYGTLGGRTVEGDLLGKLLSKRGHLLSSLLRSRSLQYKADLVKAFSQRVLPHFSEQTASLKPVIDSTFSLENIAEAHRHMEANKNMGKIIINVIPQHQETH